In the genome of Fischerella sp. PCC 9605, the window ACATTTGGTTGATGGTTTCTTTTGCGTATGCCCTGAGTGCCTGCTGTAGTCTCAGTGGAGTATGACTTTTCTAATTGTTTGAAACGAATTATAACAATACTATCATTGGCAATTTGGCATATAGTGATACTTGAGGAAATTGATTGAGGAAGTGTTAATGGCACGGACAAACGGGGTTAAAAGTGAAACGGAAGCTCATGTTTCACCTGTGGTTTCAGATACTGAAGATACAGCAACAGTTAAAGATTCCTCTGAACCAGTGGAAGATACCCAGGATATTGACGACATCTTGAACTCACTCAAAGCCCTACTAAGTACTGTAGAAAAACTCCAAAAAGTTCGCCACGAAGTGGGCGACATTAAACCTTTGATCGGGCGGATGCTCGATGGGGAAGTGGTTACTGGTGAAGAACTTGAGCAACTTAAGACAGGTGTAAGTGGTCTTTCTCGCCTCGTTCGTGCTTACGGTGAGCATCAAGCAGCACTGGCTAAAGCACAAAGAGCTAGAAATTTTCTAGATCAAGTACTCAAAGAGGGTAAAGCTAATTGAAACTTTCTTCGAGCGCTTTAAAAAAGGTGCTTTGAGACGCACGACAAATTTAACTGGTTGGAGAAGGATGATAAATGACATTTAGGTAACAAAAATAACTTTTAATTCCAGTGATGCCATCCAAGTTGTTCTGATTGCTGCTGTTGCAGCGCGTGGTGTTGTCTTCTGGTATTTGCCCGATATTGCCCAAAGCTAAAAAGGCATTCCGGAGTTGTAGCTTTATAATTCGCGATCGCCTGGGTCGGAAATTTGAGCGGGATTATCAACAGCCAAAACCGAAGGGGTAACGATGATTTATTTAGATTCCCCACCCTTCAATAGTTGCCACCAAAATGTTAACTAGTGGATGGTCTACAGCTTCTTTAAAGGCTTCGGTTCCTCCTGCTTTTAGTGCATTAATAACCCGTGGTATATCAACACAGATAAAAAAAGAACAAGGTCATTATTCATTTTTGGAATAAATTAACAATTCTGAAATTACATAATCTGGATGTGATCGCAAATCGAAGGGCGTCGATGTATGCGGCAATGTACAACGTGCAATAGTAGAACAGAAATAGCGATCGCCCCCAGCACCCCATGACTGAAATCAACGACCTCGGCATGACCGACACCGAATATGCCTTGCCTACTTTTTCTTTTCGTCATGCTTTACAACTTCCCACGCAGCTGGTAACAGCAAGATGAATGCGATCCCACCAAGAGTAATAAATGCTGCTCCATACACACCTTCAATAGCCATTAGCGTTTGTTCGTGTCTGGTGTTATTGAAGATAAATTGTAAAGGAGCAAATATCACCAGATAGAGAAGAGATAACCCAAACATAAAAACAAATGTAATTGCTGCTGCTAGTAGAAGTGCTTTAGCTAAGCGGATATAGAACCTAATAGCCAGCATTATCAAGTCCTTTGTCTCGTTACACATTCCTTTGAGGAGTTCGATACGTATCACTTCGCATTGTCCATTTTTCTTAGAGGAAACGCTTTACTATTAACTATTGACTATATTCGCTGCTCTCACGGGGTAACAGCGGGAGCTTTTTCTTTCCGGAACTTGCAAAGTAGCAGCGGCGCGGCGCTTTCTCTCGTCTGGCCTGCGGTCATATCTGGCCGTGATGGCTGGGTTAGAATGGGTGTTCTAGAGAGCCAGTCCAGTAGAAGTAGTTGACGTAAAATGCAGTTAGGTGGGCGTTGTTTAAATCTAACATTTAGGCTTTCCGTTTTAATGCGATCGCTAAAAAACAGACCTAAATATTTAGCCCATAATAGGCGTTTTACCCTGCTCCACATACTTTAGTTTTTGTCAACATATAATTAGTGGATCGGCTCTCTAGGAAAACATATTCAGCACAATAATATTTTGATAAGTAATCCACAATCGTGCTGGTAAGAGATGTTTCACACTAAGTATGCCTTTGAGGGTAAGACTAGAAGTAAGGAAATTCAGAAATAAAAGTTAAGTACTGCAAAGCCCATTTTGAGGTCAAACTAAATTTTTCTGAGTTGTATTTCTTTTAGGAAAGATCTGGGTAATGCATAGCCTAGATATAGGAGGGAGTGATGAAGACTCAATACGTTATCGACAGGAATAAGCGTCAAATTACGATTAAGCGCACAGGTCTGCAAAAATTTTTCGTGTTTCTGATATTCCTGGGCTTCAACATTTTGTTTATTAACGCTTTTAAGTACTTTTTTTCGAGTGCTGTATGTAACCGACAGAGCGAGAGGTGCGTGCAGGAAGAAGTAGAAATAGCACAAACAGCAGGACTGTTCGCTGGTTGGATAGGTAGCATATGGTTTACCCATCACTACTTAGTTGCTAAGGCTCGCCAACGCTACATCGGCAAGTTTGAAGTTGGAGACGACCAGTAGGGTGTATAAGACTTTCGTGGTGAGGCTGGTATTCAAATTATTAAAAGTAAAAGAAAACAGGTCTAAGCCTGAAATATATGGCTAAATAATTTCAGACTTAACCTGTATTTGAGCATGAGTCAATCGGAACGCTTACTAAGTGTTGTTAACCCCAAACTAATTAGAGTTGAAAAGTTGCTGTTTCTAAGTTGCTGAACACGCTTTTTGGGTGATTGTCCTCCCCAGGGGTGAAGTTGGCACTCTTGTGAGGAGCGATCGCTCTTGCGGGAGCAATACTGGTAGAGACTGCATGGCATTGGGAGTGGAAGTTCTGAACGGGAGCAACTGGTCAGTATAACTAGCTACTGATTCCAAATAAGCAATCTCCCACCTTGTGAGCGATCGCCTTTCTTACTTGGGGCAATGGAAACCGCCGCATCCATAAGGTCAATATCCACCGCCTCTCCCAAGGAGCGTATAAACGACCCCACCAGACCGGAGCCAGCACAATCGGAGGTTGACGTGCCTTGAAACCAATCTGCTACAGGCGTGCGTTTTCCTGTGCTACCTAATGGTTTAAAAACGCTAAGCTGTTACGCAAAGCAGTAGTACCCCCCTTCCGCACCCTAAGTGTCACATACAAAAAACTCCGAAAAAAATAGTACAAAATAACTAAGTCAAGAAAAGAGTTTAATCAAACTGTTGAGAAATAGTAGCATTAAAATCTAAGACCCGTGGAGAGATATTCCCATTCTGAAGCTGGAGTCAATTCCTTTGAGAATTGAGTCAAGAAAATAAAAGAAATAGAAAAATTTAAGTTTTCTCAAAAGAAATGTATAAAAATCAAACCAGAATTGCTGAGGAGAATTCTGGTGTTATGTTTAATGTTGAAGAGATGTCTATACTGAATATAGACCCTAAACGGGATAGTAGCAGGAATAGTAGACGCCATTGGATTAGTAGAAATTATTAATGATTTGTTGGGAAAAGAAGAAGACGAAAAGGTAAGTGCTGGTCACGTAGTGAAAGCCATGATTTTAAATGGATTAGGATTTGTATCTCAGCCTTTATATATGTTCCCCAAATTTTTTGAATCGATTCCTTGCGAGCATTTGATAGGCGAGGGAGTCAGAGCCGAGTATTTAAATGATGACAAACTTGGTAGAGTGATGGATAAAATGTTTCTGGCTGGACTAGAAACCATATTTTTAGCAGTCAGCTTAAATGTTGTCCAAAAATTTAAAATAGAGACAACAACATCACACTTAGACTCATCATCAATACACGTACACGGGGAATATAAAACCCCCTTACCAGAAGTGATATTTGAAAATTCAAAAGTTGAAGACGAATTAAACCAAGAAGAATCACAGTTAAAATCCAAAGAAGCGATAAATATTACCTATGGATATTCGCGAGATCATAGACCGGACTTAAAACAATTTTTAATAGAATTAATATGTACGGGGGATGGAGACATCCCCTTGTTTTTTAAATCAGCATCTGGAAATAGAGTAGATTCTTCGTACTTTGGAGAAATTGCCATTGAATATAAAAAGCAAATCCAATTAGATAGTTTAATAGTGGCAGATTGCGCTTTATATACAGAAGCAAATCTCCAACTCATGTCGGAAATGAGATGGCTATGTAGAGTCCCGTTGAGTTTAAAATCAGCACAATCATTAGTCTCAACACTACCAGAATCAAACTTTACCGAAAGCGAACTAAAAGGATATTCATTTCTAGCTACTGAAAGTGATTACGGTGGAATAAAACAGAGATGGTTAGTTGTACAAAGCCAAGAAAGAAGAGAAGCAGATTTACGAAAACTTTCACAAAAAATCTTGAAAGCTGAAGAAAAAGCTCGTAGTGACTTGAAGAAGTTAGCTTCCGAAAAATTTGCCTGTGAAGCTGATGCGCTGAAAGCATTATCAAAGCTTGATAAACAGTTCAAATATCATCAAATTGAGAAATTTAAAGTAACTGTAATAACACCAAAACCACAAGCATCTTTAATTCTCTCAGATGTTTATCAAATATCAGCCACAATCACAAAGGATGAAACTAAAATAAGTCAGGATTCTTTGAGTGCTGGAAGATTTATTATTGCGACAAATGTTTTAGAGTCAAGTCAGCTTGGCAATAGTACGATGATTTACCAATATAAAGCACAGCAATCATGTGAGCGAGGATTTGCTTTTCTCAAAGATCCATCATTTTTTGCAAATAGCGTTTATCTCAAAAGACCAGAAAGAATCGAAGCATTGGCAATGATAATGGGTTTATGCTTGTTAGTCTACAAGTTAGCGCAGCGACAAATACGGCTAGCTTTATATGAGTCAGGACTAACTGTTAAGAATCAGCTAGGAAAGCCTGTAGATAATCCTACATTAAAGTGGATATTCCAATCTTTTCAATCAATTCATCTCGTGACTTTTCATGAAGAAAAACAAGTTTCTAATTGGAATCAAGAACGAAACTTGATTCTAAATCTCTTGCCTGAAGACTGTCAGCGTTATTATCGATTAGTTACATAATTAAATTTTTTAAATATATAATTTCTCCATTAACTAGCTATTTTTTTAAGAAAATAGCTTTAAATAATTATGTCTAATAATTTTTTGATGAGTCTTATACATTAGTCAAACCACAAGTTTATTTAATAAAATATAGAAATTTATCTATTAATGATGACAGAAAATCTGTTGCCATCTTATTGCTAATAATTGAGAATGACTTGGATGGCTCATATCTCAGTTTGCACACTTTCTCACCTGTTTTTATAAGAAAAAGAGTATAGTTTTATTCTTTTTTTAGAGATTTCACTCAGTAATTACCGTTTGTGACAGTTGGGGTGCGGAATGGGTGTTACTCAGGCGTGCAACCAAACAAGGGAATCGCCTACCAAAAGCACCAACAGATGCGAGTGAATTATTAGATAAATTTATTAAAGAGCATTTTGAGACACCAAGACAAGCGACAGCCGCTGCGGTATATCGGGCATATGTCCGAGCTTGTAGTGCATTAAACATACAACCTCTTAGTAACCGCACTTTTTACCAACGTCTAAAAAAACGCCCAATCCACGAGCAGACTTTAAAGCGCCAGGGGGCTTCTTCCGCATATCCAACAGAGCCTTTTGTCTGGGAACTAGAAAAAAATACACACCCGCATGGGATACGTCCTTTAGAGGTAGTACATATAGACCATACTGAGCTTGATATCGAATTACGCTCAACTGCCACCGCAAGATTACTTGGAAAACCCTGGCTAACCTTATTAACCGACGCTTTTAGTCGTCGAATATTATCAGCATATTTGACTTTTGACCCTCCTTCTTACAGAAGTTGCATGATGGGGCTGCGTCTAGTCGTCCAGCGCTTTGGTCGTTTTCCCTCAACACTCGTAGTTGATGGCGGTAAAGAATTCAATAGTATATATTTTGACACTTTACTTGCCCGCTATCACTGCACCAAAAAAATACGTCCTGGTGGCAAGCCCCGTTTTGGGTCAGTAATTGAACGATTATTTGGGACAACAAATACTGAGTTTCTCTACAACTTACTGGGTAACACCCAAGCAAGCAAGCAGCCGAGGCAACTGACTAAAACTGTTGACCCAAAACAGTTAGCTGTTTGGAATCTGGGAGATTTATACACTCACCTGTGCAAGTGGGCTTACGAGATTTATGATTCCAACCACCATGACTCATTAGGGGCATCCCCATCTGTTGTTTATACCGAAGGATTGTCAAACGCCGGAGAACGCTTACACAAACGTATTGCTTATGACGAGGATTTCCTGATGGCAACACGTCCTTCCACCCAGAAAGGAACGGCTAAAGTTCAGCCAGGACAAAAGCAGACTCGCAAGAAAACTGCATCTACTACTTCTGATGAAATTACCCCGAAGCCGCTTAGTGAAGAGAGTACTAACCTGATGACGACTCCAGATGTCCCGTCGTCCGAACGCATAATCGAGGCGAGCGCCACAAACGAGAACGTACAAGAGCAAACAGCACTAAACAGTAAGAAAAAGTCCGGTACACGTGTCGGACAACGCAAACCTCAGCGAGATGCTGTGGGAAAAAGTACGAGTTATTAAGTTTTTGAAAATGATAATCAAAGTGTTAGGGGGAGAGGATGCCGCAGGCATCCTCTCCTTTTTTCTTTTAAAGAGAGAGGGTTGAGCAACGCTCAACCCTCTCTCCCCCGACTGTATGATTATCATTTTTATTTATAAACTCATGCTTGAAGTTGTGAAGCATATCGTGTCCGTTTGGTCAAAATATGATTCAAATCACATTACTGCTGCAATGGAAAGCTTCGCATCCTCTGAGCGCACATCCACCGCCAAAGAGTGAAGGCGTATACACCACTGCTTGTGAGGAGGGCGATTGCTGCTAGGGTGCTTTCTAGCCCAAGTAAACCACCGACTCACATCCGTTGTCACCACATTCTTGCCCTTAGCCCGACTGCGTTTGGAGCAAGGCGTGAACCGGGAGCAGTCGGGTTGTCGCACTACCAGGGGTGCAAGTGCCCCTTTGACATGTGCGATCGCTCCCTGAACATTATCCCAATACTTCTTCACTACCTCTAAACACGGTTCAAGATTAATCCGCAATCGCCGTAACTCGTTGTAAACCTCTCAATGACTGCTGCTTGGTAGGCTCTTGTGAATTTGAACCGACAAAGACTGTTTTATATTGGTATAGCCAATTTTTTTATAAAACAAGTGTGCCTCTTTGCGTCTAAGACTAGACCGTAACATCTTCTCGCACCACCAGGGGTGCAAGTGCCCCTTTGACACGAGCGATCACTCCCAATGCTGTTTCCAATTTGTTTTCTAG includes:
- a CDS encoding integrase catalytic domain-containing protein, translated to MLLRRATKQGNRLPKAPTDASELLDKFIKEHFETPRQATAAAVYRAYVRACSALNIQPLSNRTFYQRLKKRPIHEQTLKRQGASSAYPTEPFVWELEKNTHPHGIRPLEVVHIDHTELDIELRSTATARLLGKPWLTLLTDAFSRRILSAYLTFDPPSYRSCMMGLRLVVQRFGRFPSTLVVDGGKEFNSIYFDTLLARYHCTKKIRPGGKPRFGSVIERLFGTTNTEFLYNLLGNTQASKQPRQLTKTVDPKQLAVWNLGDLYTHLCKWAYEIYDSNHHDSLGASPSVVYTEGLSNAGERLHKRIAYDEDFLMATRPSTQKGTAKVQPGQKQTRKKTASTTSDEITPKPLSEESTNLMTTPDVPSSERIIEASATNENVQEQTALNSKKKSGTRVGQRKPQRDAVGKSTSY